A portion of the Stella humosa genome contains these proteins:
- a CDS encoding DUF2155 domain-containing protein: MAAAVALLPAAPALAAEVAVLQALDKILGRISTLEAKVGQETTFGTLHIVVRACRTRPPEEPPESTAFLEVDDQRPGEERRRVFTGWMFASSPAISALEHPVYDVWVKSCRTE; encoded by the coding sequence ATGGCCGCGGCCGTGGCGCTTTTGCCGGCCGCGCCCGCGCTGGCGGCCGAAGTGGCCGTGCTGCAGGCGCTCGACAAGATCCTCGGCCGCATCTCGACCCTGGAGGCCAAGGTGGGGCAGGAAACCACCTTCGGCACGCTCCATATCGTCGTGCGCGCCTGCCGCACCCGCCCGCCCGAGGAACCGCCCGAGAGTACGGCCTTCCTTGAGGTCGACGACCAGCGCCCGGGCGAGGAGCGCCGCCGCGTCTTCACCGGCTGGATGTTCGCTTCCAGCCCCGCCATTTCGGCCCTCGAGCACCCGGTCTACGACGTCTGGGTGAAGTCTTGCCGGACCGAGTAG
- a CDS encoding NADH:ubiquinone oxidoreductase subunit NDUFA12, whose translation MTLGTRLFTWLRGREVGSDHLGNRYYMERKAGPGDRSRRWVVYNGAAEATRVPPEWHAWLHHTVAAVPAAGAGQPHRAWQKEHLPNQTGTETAYRPPGHVLQGGRRARATGDYEPWRPN comes from the coding sequence ATGACGCTGGGAACGCGCTTGTTCACTTGGCTGCGGGGCCGCGAGGTCGGCAGCGATCATCTCGGCAACCGCTATTATATGGAACGCAAGGCCGGCCCGGGCGACCGCAGCCGGCGCTGGGTCGTCTACAACGGCGCCGCGGAGGCGACGCGCGTGCCGCCGGAATGGCACGCCTGGCTGCACCATACGGTGGCGGCCGTGCCAGCGGCCGGCGCCGGACAGCCGCACCGCGCCTGGCAGAAGGAGCATCTGCCCAACCAGACGGGGACGGAAACCGCCTATCGCCCGCCCGGCCACGTCCTCCAGGGCGGCCGGCGCGCCCGGGCGACCGGCGACTACGAGCCGTGGCGGCCCAACTAG
- a CDS encoding sulfatase-like hydrolase/transferase encodes MTVRPDIILVMTDQQRADSLGYAGNRFVATPHIDALAASSLRFRNAVTPFPLCSPARAGLWTGLHAHRHGITDNIYGEPDALARLGRATVFPAMQAAGYRTAYIGKWHLGEGQPAGFDHWAGYNSAVSQWVPGPGGRVWRPEQETDAALRLLAEWGTGSPFLLVLSYYPPHPPYDAPDRYFPRYRGGGLPHAAYYAAVDGIDACVGRLMAAAATRPPDRPLAILYCSDHGDTFQVGKGSKRSADDAALRIPLLVHAPGVQPGDVAAPVSLLDVAPTLAGLSGVDWRADGDDLTRVADGTVARDGLVVQNVGLEPVADRQGNLRQMLGVLPRCERIFWTGAAKLVLPEAGPPALFDLAADPEERRNLLVGRYVNRAGVVLAHELAARMIESCARMADGQGEALAASFQRKLHQVMRG; translated from the coding sequence GTGACGGTGCGGCCCGACATCATCCTGGTGATGACCGACCAGCAGCGGGCGGACAGCCTGGGCTATGCCGGCAATCGGTTCGTCGCCACGCCGCATATCGATGCGCTGGCGGCCAGTTCGCTGCGCTTCCGCAATGCCGTCACGCCGTTCCCGCTGTGCAGCCCAGCGCGGGCCGGGCTGTGGACCGGCCTGCACGCCCATCGCCACGGCATCACCGACAACATCTATGGCGAGCCGGATGCGCTGGCTCGCCTCGGCCGGGCGACCGTCTTCCCGGCGATGCAGGCCGCCGGCTACCGCACGGCCTATATCGGCAAGTGGCACCTGGGGGAGGGGCAGCCGGCCGGGTTCGATCACTGGGCCGGCTACAACTCGGCCGTTTCCCAATGGGTCCCCGGGCCCGGCGGCCGCGTCTGGCGGCCCGAGCAGGAGACCGACGCGGCGCTCAGGCTTCTGGCCGAGTGGGGAACGGGCAGTCCGTTCCTGCTGGTCCTGTCCTACTATCCGCCGCATCCGCCCTATGATGCGCCCGACCGCTACTTCCCGCGCTATCGCGGCGGCGGGCTGCCGCATGCGGCCTACTATGCGGCGGTCGACGGCATCGACGCCTGCGTCGGGCGGCTGATGGCAGCGGCAGCGACGCGCCCGCCGGACCGGCCCCTGGCCATCCTCTATTGCTCCGACCACGGCGACACCTTCCAGGTCGGCAAGGGCAGCAAGCGTAGCGCCGACGATGCGGCCCTGCGCATCCCGCTCCTCGTCCATGCGCCGGGCGTGCAGCCGGGCGATGTCGCGGCACCCGTCTCGCTGCTCGATGTCGCGCCGACGCTGGCGGGCCTGTCGGGCGTCGACTGGCGGGCCGATGGCGACGACCTGACGCGAGTTGCAGATGGCACGGTCGCGCGCGACGGGCTGGTCGTGCAGAACGTCGGGCTGGAGCCGGTGGCCGACCGGCAGGGCAACCTCCGTCAGATGCTGGGCGTCCTGCCGCGCTGCGAGCGCATATTCTGGACCGGTGCAGCCAAGCTGGTGCTGCCCGAGGCTGGCCCGCCCGCCTTGTTCGATCTTGCCGCCGATCCGGAAGAGCGGCGCAATCTGCTGGTCGGTCGGTATGTCAACCGCGCGGGGGTAGTCCTGGCCCATGAACTGGCCGCGCGCATGATCGAATCCTGCGCGCGGATGGCCGACGGCCAGGGCGAGGCGCTGGCCGCCTCCTTTCAGCGCAAGCTCCACCAAGTCATGCGGGGCTAG
- a CDS encoding VOC family protein produces MFRILDLDHLVLRVTDLDRMLGFYCGVLGCTVERRQDALGLVQLRAGSALIDLVPIDGQLGRRGGAAPGSEGRNLDHFCLRIEPWDAAAITAHLAAHGLAPGESGQRFGADGEGPSIYVGDPEGNVVELKGPPDRPGS; encoded by the coding sequence ATGTTCCGGATTCTCGATCTCGACCATCTCGTGCTGCGCGTCACGGACCTGGACCGCATGCTGGGCTTCTATTGCGGCGTGCTGGGCTGCACCGTGGAACGGCGGCAGGACGCGCTGGGGCTGGTGCAGTTGCGCGCCGGCAGCGCGCTGATCGACCTGGTGCCGATCGACGGCCAGCTCGGCCGGCGGGGCGGTGCGGCTCCCGGGTCCGAAGGTCGCAACCTCGACCATTTCTGCCTGCGGATCGAGCCCTGGGACGCGGCCGCGATCACCGCCCACCTGGCCGCCCACGGCCTGGCGCCAGGGGAAAGTGGCCAGCGTTTTGGCGCCGATGGGGAAGGGCCTTCGATCTATGTCGGCGACCCGGAAGGCAATGTCGTGGAGTTGAAAGGGCCGCCCGACCGACCCGGCAGCTAG
- a CDS encoding vitamin B12-dependent ribonucleotide reductase, giving the protein MRIARRFTSEGRDPYDSVAFRRTTSEIRNPDGSVVFQQTDIEVPADWSQVASDILAQKYFRKAGVPAVLKKVEENDVPSWLWRHEADEAALALHPKAERIGGETSARQVFDRLAGTWTYWGWKGGHFDGEEDARAFFDEMRFMLARQMAAPNSPQWFNTGLHWAYGIDGPAQGHWYVDHRTGQAAPSPNAYERPQPHACFIQSVADDLVGEGGIMDLWVREARLFKYGSGTGSNFSRLRGEGEKLSGGGRSSGLMSFLKIGDRAAGAIKSGGTTRRAAKMVTVDVDHPDIEAYIDWKVVEEQKVAALVAGSKLADRHLNRIMKACTEAAGVGATGEDRFDPAKNAALKAEIRAARRAMVAENYIQRVIQFARQGYSSIHFPTYDTDWDSEAYLTVSGQNSNNSVRLSNAFLDRVEKGADWELIRRTDGKVARRLPARELWEKIAHAAWASADPGVQYDTTINEWHTCPESGRINASNPCSEYMFLDDTACNLASINLMAFHTAEGTFDTEGFAHACRLWTVVLEVAVLMAQFPSRRIAELSYEFRTLGLGYANIGGLLMAMGLPYDSDAGRALCGAITALMTGQAYATSARMAAELGAFPGYAANRGAMLRVIRNHRRAAHGETAGYEGLAILPVPLDAANCPDQALVEAARLSWDEALELGKQHGFRNAQTTVIAPTGTIGLVMDCDTTGIEPDFALVKYKKLAGGGYFKIINRMVPQALRTLSYPEWQITEIVNWAVGHGSLDGAPGIDHEGLRAKGFTEAAIEKLEAALGSAFDIKFAFNKWTLGEDFCRDRLGLSNDSLDDPAFDLLAALGFSRAAVDAANIHCCGAMTLEGAPYLKAEHLPVFDCANPCGRDGKRYLSVDSHIRMMAAAQPFITGAISKTINMANNATVEDCKEAYLLSWRLGLKANALYRDGSKLSQPLSSAIGDDAAEEIADDVAAAAPAAKAPMVAERIVERIVERVVERAERRRLPQRRKGYTQKAIVGGHKVYLRTGEYEDGKAGEIFIDMHKEGAAFRSLMNNFAIAISIGLQYGVPLEEFVEAFTFTRFEPSGIVEGNDTIKMSTSILDYIFRELAISYLGRNDLAHAEPADMMPDTLGRGDGEGDLPSMAAVQRVASNGYVRSRLYVVPGGGQAAAQPATVQATSVATETVALAVGGNTTLVQAFETRSFEAPAPAAPPRAAGGASRAERVRQARMKGYEGDSCGECGNFTLVRNGTCMKCDTCGSTSGCS; this is encoded by the coding sequence ATGCGTATCGCGCGACGTTTCACCAGCGAGGGACGCGATCCCTACGACTCCGTTGCCTTTCGCCGCACCACCAGCGAGATCCGCAACCCGGACGGCTCCGTCGTCTTCCAGCAGACCGACATCGAGGTGCCGGCCGACTGGTCGCAGGTCGCGAGCGACATCCTGGCCCAGAAGTACTTCCGCAAGGCCGGCGTGCCCGCCGTCCTGAAGAAGGTCGAGGAGAACGACGTCCCCTCCTGGCTGTGGCGCCACGAGGCCGACGAGGCGGCCCTGGCCCTGCACCCGAAGGCCGAGCGCATCGGCGGCGAGACCAGCGCGCGCCAGGTGTTCGATCGCCTGGCCGGCACCTGGACCTATTGGGGCTGGAAGGGCGGCCATTTCGACGGCGAGGAGGACGCGCGCGCCTTCTTCGACGAGATGCGCTTCATGCTGGCGCGCCAGATGGCTGCACCCAATTCCCCGCAATGGTTCAACACGGGCCTGCACTGGGCCTATGGCATCGACGGCCCGGCCCAGGGTCATTGGTATGTCGACCATCGCACCGGCCAGGCGGCCCCCTCGCCCAACGCCTATGAGCGGCCGCAGCCGCATGCCTGCTTCATCCAGAGCGTCGCCGACGACCTGGTGGGCGAAGGCGGCATCATGGACCTGTGGGTGCGCGAGGCGCGCCTGTTCAAGTACGGCTCGGGCACGGGCTCGAACTTCTCCCGCCTGCGCGGCGAGGGCGAGAAGCTGTCTGGCGGCGGGCGCTCGTCCGGCCTGATGAGCTTCCTCAAGATCGGCGACCGCGCGGCCGGCGCCATCAAGTCCGGCGGCACCACGCGCCGGGCGGCCAAGATGGTGACGGTCGACGTCGACCACCCCGACATTGAGGCCTATATCGACTGGAAGGTCGTCGAGGAACAGAAGGTGGCAGCGCTCGTCGCCGGCTCCAAGCTGGCCGACCGCCACCTCAACCGCATCATGAAGGCCTGCACCGAAGCAGCCGGGGTCGGGGCAACGGGCGAAGACCGCTTCGACCCGGCGAAGAACGCCGCGCTGAAGGCCGAGATCCGCGCCGCGCGCCGCGCCATGGTGGCCGAGAACTACATCCAGCGCGTGATCCAGTTCGCCCGCCAGGGCTACAGCTCGATCCACTTCCCGACCTACGACACCGACTGGGATTCCGAGGCCTACCTCACCGTCTCGGGCCAGAATTCGAACAACTCGGTGCGCCTGTCGAACGCCTTCCTCGACCGGGTCGAGAAGGGTGCGGACTGGGAGCTGATCCGCCGCACCGACGGCAAGGTCGCCCGCCGCCTGCCCGCCCGCGAGCTGTGGGAGAAGATCGCCCATGCCGCCTGGGCCTCGGCCGATCCGGGCGTGCAGTACGACACCACCATCAACGAGTGGCACACCTGCCCCGAGAGCGGACGGATCAACGCGTCCAACCCCTGCTCGGAGTACATGTTCCTCGACGACACGGCCTGCAATCTGGCGTCGATCAACCTGATGGCGTTCCACACGGCCGAGGGCACGTTCGACACCGAGGGCTTCGCCCATGCCTGCCGGCTGTGGACGGTGGTGCTCGAAGTGGCGGTGCTGATGGCGCAGTTCCCGTCGCGCCGGATCGCCGAGCTCAGCTACGAGTTCCGCACGCTGGGCCTGGGCTATGCCAACATCGGCGGGCTGCTGATGGCCATGGGCCTGCCCTATGACAGCGATGCCGGCCGCGCGCTGTGCGGCGCCATCACCGCCCTGATGACCGGGCAGGCCTATGCGACCTCGGCCCGGATGGCGGCCGAGCTGGGCGCCTTCCCCGGCTATGCCGCCAATCGCGGCGCCATGCTGCGCGTCATCCGCAACCATCGCCGGGCCGCCCACGGCGAGACCGCGGGCTATGAGGGGCTGGCGATCCTGCCGGTGCCGCTGGATGCCGCCAACTGCCCCGACCAGGCGCTGGTCGAGGCCGCCCGCCTGTCCTGGGACGAGGCGCTGGAGCTCGGCAAGCAGCATGGCTTCCGCAATGCCCAGACGACGGTGATCGCGCCGACGGGCACGATCGGCCTCGTCATGGATTGCGACACGACCGGCATCGAGCCCGACTTCGCGCTGGTGAAGTACAAGAAGCTGGCCGGCGGCGGCTACTTCAAGATCATCAACCGCATGGTGCCCCAGGCGCTGCGTACCCTGAGCTATCCCGAGTGGCAGATCACCGAGATCGTGAACTGGGCGGTCGGCCACGGTTCGCTGGATGGCGCCCCCGGCATCGACCATGAGGGGCTGCGGGCCAAGGGCTTCACCGAGGCCGCGATCGAGAAGCTGGAAGCGGCCCTCGGCAGCGCCTTCGACATCAAGTTCGCCTTCAACAAGTGGACGCTGGGCGAGGATTTCTGCCGCGACCGGCTGGGCCTCTCGAACGACAGCCTGGACGACCCGGCCTTCGACCTGCTGGCCGCCCTCGGCTTCTCGCGCGCAGCCGTCGATGCCGCCAACATCCATTGCTGCGGGGCGATGACGCTGGAGGGCGCGCCCTACCTGAAGGCCGAGCACCTGCCGGTCTTCGACTGCGCCAACCCGTGCGGCCGCGACGGCAAGCGCTATCTCTCGGTCGACAGCCACATCCGCATGATGGCCGCCGCCCAGCCCTTCATCACCGGCGCCATCTCCAAGACCATCAACATGGCCAACAACGCCACCGTCGAGGACTGCAAGGAGGCCTATCTCCTGTCCTGGCGCCTGGGGCTGAAGGCCAACGCGCTCTATCGCGACGGCTCCAAGCTGTCGCAGCCGCTGTCTTCGGCGATCGGCGACGACGCGGCCGAGGAGATCGCGGACGACGTGGCCGCCGCGGCCCCCGCGGCCAAGGCGCCGATGGTGGCCGAGCGGATCGTGGAGCGCATCGTCGAACGGGTGGTGGAGCGGGCCGAGCGCCGCCGCCTGCCGCAGCGGCGCAAGGGCTATACCCAGAAGGCCATCGTCGGCGGCCACAAGGTGTACCTGCGCACCGGCGAGTACGAGGACGGCAAGGCGGGCGAGATCTTCATCGACATGCACAAGGAGGGCGCTGCCTTCCGCTCGCTGATGAACAACTTCGCCATCGCCATCTCCATCGGCCTGCAATACGGCGTGCCGCTGGAGGAGTTCGTCGAGGCCTTCACCTTCACCCGCTTCGAGCCGTCGGGCATCGTCGAGGGCAACGACACCATCAAGATGTCGACCTCGATCCTCGACTATATCTTCCGCGAACTGGCGATCTCGTACCTGGGCCGCAACGACCTGGCCCATGCCGAGCCCGCCGACATGATGCCGGACACACTGGGCCGCGGCGACGGCGAGGGCGACCTGCCCTCGATGGCTGCCGTGCAGCGCGTCGCCAGCAACGGCTATGTCCGCTCCCGCCTCTATGTCGTGCCAGGCGGCGGCCAGGCGGCGGCCCAGCCCGCCACCGTCCAGGCCACTTCGGTCGCGACCGAGACGGTGGCGCTGGCGGTCGGCGGCAACACCACCCTGGTGCAGGCCTTCGAGACCCGGTCGTTCGAGGCCCCGGCCCCGGCCGCGCCCCCCCGCGCCGCCGGTGGCGCCAGCCGCGCCGAGCGGGTGCGCCAGGCGCGGATGAAGGGCTACGAGGGTGACTCCTGCGGCGAATGCGGCAACTTCACGCTGGTGCGCAACGGCACCTGCATGAAGTGCGACACCTGCGGGTCGACCAGCGGCTGCAGCTAA
- the mlaD gene encoding outer membrane lipid asymmetry maintenance protein MlaD yields the protein MKHNIVETIIGAVVLLVAAGFVAFAYNSSGVRAVSGYELIARFERVDGVAVGSDIRIGGIKVGSISRMELDPKTYLAVVHLSIEPSVKLPADTVASISSTGLLGDKFLALVPGGDEKMLPPGGVIQYTQASVSIENLIGQFMFSQGGADKKGEAPADAPKL from the coding sequence ATGAAGCACAATATCGTCGAGACGATCATCGGCGCCGTCGTCCTGCTGGTCGCGGCCGGGTTCGTGGCCTTCGCCTACAATTCGAGCGGGGTGCGCGCCGTCAGCGGCTACGAGCTGATCGCGCGGTTCGAGCGGGTGGATGGCGTCGCCGTCGGCTCGGACATCCGCATCGGCGGCATCAAGGTCGGCTCGATCTCGCGCATGGAGCTCGATCCCAAGACCTATCTGGCCGTCGTCCATCTCAGCATCGAGCCGTCGGTGAAGCTGCCGGCCGATACCGTCGCCTCGATCTCCAGCACCGGCCTGCTGGGCGACAAGTTCCTGGCCCTGGTGCCGGGCGGCGACGAGAAGATGCTGCCGCCGGGCGGCGTCATCCAGTACACGCAGGCTTCCGTCAGCATCGAGAACCTGATCGGCCAGTTCATGTTCAGCCAGGGCGGGGCCGACAAGAAGGGCGAAGCGCCGGCCGACGCGCCCAAGCTGTGA
- a CDS encoding DMT family transporter — protein sequence MSGFVEPPEARYWRGLGFLLVSSVGFGLAPTLARLAYDAGSTPETAILMRFTVATMVVTLLLRRLGRPLRLAAGDRRQAIGIGLLAGVLSYGYLSAIIHIPVSVAALVFFTFPAMVAGAAHILGQERLTLLRAAALVTAFAGIALVVGMDGGVAAGRRALDPLGLGLALMAALACATSILWTSRLLRRADPLVVNAHAVLTAAAAYLLLVAIQGGPAWPATALGWAGLGGASLVYAIGFTTLFLAVRLLGPVRVAALGNIEPVIAVGAAVAVLGETVTWQQGLGILVVLAALVTLQLRDPRP from the coding sequence ATGAGCGGCTTCGTCGAGCCGCCGGAGGCGCGCTACTGGCGCGGGCTGGGCTTCCTGCTGGTGTCGAGCGTGGGTTTCGGGCTGGCGCCGACGCTGGCTCGCCTGGCCTACGACGCCGGCAGCACGCCGGAGACGGCGATCCTGATGCGCTTCACGGTGGCGACCATGGTGGTCACGCTGCTGCTGCGCCGGCTGGGCCGGCCGCTGCGCCTGGCCGCGGGCGACCGGCGCCAGGCCATTGGCATCGGGCTGCTGGCGGGCGTGCTGTCCTATGGCTACCTGTCGGCGATCATCCACATCCCGGTCAGCGTCGCCGCCCTCGTCTTCTTCACCTTCCCCGCCATGGTCGCGGGGGCCGCCCACATCCTGGGCCAGGAGCGGCTGACGCTGCTGCGCGCGGCTGCCCTGGTGACGGCCTTCGCCGGCATCGCCCTGGTGGTCGGCATGGATGGCGGTGTTGCAGCCGGGCGCAGGGCGCTCGACCCGCTTGGCCTGGGGCTGGCGCTGATGGCGGCGCTTGCCTGCGCCACCTCGATCCTCTGGACCAGCCGCCTGCTGCGACGCGCCGACCCGCTGGTGGTCAACGCCCATGCCGTGCTGACGGCAGCCGCCGCCTACCTGCTGCTGGTGGCGATCCAGGGCGGGCCGGCCTGGCCGGCGACCGCGCTTGGCTGGGCCGGGCTGGGCGGCGCCAGCCTGGTCTATGCCATCGGCTTCACGACGCTCTTCCTGGCCGTACGCCTGCTGGGCCCGGTGCGCGTGGCAGCACTGGGCAATATCGAGCCGGTGATCGCGGTCGGCGCCGCCGTCGCCGTCCTGGGCGAGACCGTCACCTGGCAGCAGGGCCTGGGCATCCTCGTGGTGCTGGCGGCACTGGTGACGCTGCAACTGCGCGACCCGCGCCCGTAG